From the Variovorax paradoxus genome, the window AATGCGAGGCTGCGCGAATCGGGCCGTGCCAGCGCCCTGGCGGCCATGGCGGAGGTGGCGGCCGTGCGCAATGCGGTGGTGAGCGTGAGCTCCGACAGCAGCACGGGGTACCCCGTGTCCACCTCGGCCAGCACGCCGAAGGCCATGACGGTCGGCAGCCCCACCTGCGTGTTGTGCGGATGCCCGTTGACGTACTTGAATGCGTAGGCACCGTCGTCGGCCACGGGCATGAGTTCGATCACGCCCAGGTGCGAATGGCTGGCCACGCGCGCCTTCTTGTCGAACTCGCGCCATCGCAGGAAGTCGTCGCGCAGCGCGTCGGCCAGCGCGGCGAGAAACTGCGGAACCCCGGTTTCGTCCACCAGGCGAACCAGGCTGTGAACATCGATGAAGCGGGTCATGACATGGCTCCTTGCGTAGCCCCGCCGCGGCGCTTCATCCCCTCGCATGTTCACTCCACCATGGCTGATTCAGGATGCGCCTGGGCCAAGGGTCGAAATCATTGTGCGCCTGCTCGCGCTTTGTGGGAACCCTTCGAGAAACACCGAGGAACCGGCTCTGCCGGGCCGCAGGTGTTGCCCCCGGCAGGGGGAAGGAGGAGCGACACGCAGCGCCGCACAGCCCGGGGGCGAGTCCAGAAACACCGAGGAACCGGCTCTGCCGGGCCTCCGGTGTTGCCCCCGGTAGGGGGGAGGGAGAAGCGACACGAAGTGCGCGAAGCCTGGGGGCGAGCCAAGGACTACCGAGGAACCGGCTCTGCCGGGCCTCCGGTGTTGCCCCCGGTAGGGGGGAAGGAGTAGCGACACGAAGTGCGCGAATCCTGGGGGCGAGTCCAGAAACACCGAGGAACCGGCTTTGCCGGGCCTCCGGTGTTGCCCCCGGTAGGGGGAGGGAGAAGCGACACGAAGTGCGCGCATCCTGGGGGCGAGCCTACCTGGCCAGCACCGGCGCCAGCGCCACGCCCGTGTGCGTGCCCAACCGCACCACTTCCTCCGGCGGCGCCGCCGCCACGATGCGCCCGCCCGCGTTGCCGCCTTCGGGCCCGAGGTCGAGAATCCAGTCGGCCTCGGCGATCACGTCGAGGTCGTGCTCGATCACCACCACGCTGTGGCCGCCGTTCACCAGCCGGTGCAGCACGTGGATCAGCTTCTCGACGTCGGCCATGTGCAGGCCAACGGTCGGCTCGTCGAGCACGTACAGCGTGTGCGGCGCCTTCTGGCCGCGGCGGGTGACGTCGTCGCGCACCTTGCTGAGTTCGGTCACCAGCTTGATGCGCTGCGCCTCGCCGCCGGACAGCGTAGGCGACGGCTGCCCCAGCGTGAGATAGCCGAGCCCCACGTCCTTCAGCAGCTGCAGCGGGTGTGCGATGTTGGGCATGCTCGCGAAGAACTCGACGGCCTCGTCGACCTCCATCTTCAGCACGTCGCCGATGCTCTTGCCGCGCCAGCTCACGGCCAGCGTCTCGGGGTTGAAGCGCGCGCCGTGGCACACCTCGCAGGGCACCTTCACGTCGGGCAGGAAGCTCATCTCGATGGTGCGCACGCCCGCGCCCTCGCAGCCCGGACAGCGGCCTTCGCCGGTGTTGAAGCTGAAGCGCGCCGGGCCGTAGCCGCGCGCCTTGGCTTCCAGCGTGTCGGCGAAAAGTTTGCGGATGGTGTCCCAGAAGCCGATGTAGGTGGCCGGGCAGCTGCGCGGGGTCTTGCCGATCGGGGTCTGGTCGACCTCGAGCACGCGGTCGACGCTCTCGTACCCTTCGACCTTGCTGCAGCCGGCCCAGGCCGGGCGCTTGCCCGCGGCGTCGGCGTCGCGGCCGGCCTTGGTCATTCGCTGCGTCACGATGCCCTGCACGTTGGCCAGCAGCACGTCGCGCGCAAGCGTCGACTTGCCCGAGCCGCTGACGCCGGTGACCACCACGAGGCGGTGCAGCGGCAGCGTGGCGGTCACGTCCTGCAGGTTGTGCAGGTCGGCGCCGTGCACGGTGAGCCACTGCCCGCTTTCCTCGGCCTTGGGGTCGGGCGACGGAACCAGGCGGCGCGCCTGCAGCGGATGCCGGATGGCGTCGCGCAGGTAGCGGCCGGTCTGCGAATCGCCCGCGGCCTCGATGTCGGCCACCGAGCCTTCGGCCACCAGCCGGCCGCCGCGCTTGCCGGCGCTCGGTCCGATGTCGATGATGTGGTCGGCACGGCGGATGGTGTCCTCGTCGTGCTCCACCACCACCAGCGTGTTGCCCTTGTCGCCGAGCTTGTGCAGCGCATCGAGCAGGATCTGGTTGTCGCGCGCATGCAGGCCGATGGTCGGCTCGTCGAGCACGTAGCACACGCCCTGCAGGTTGCTGCCGAGCTGCGCCGCCAGGCGGATGCGCTGGGCCTCGCCGCCCGAAAGCGTGGGTGCGCCGCGATCGAGCGTGAGGTAGCCCAGGCCCACTTCCTCGAGGAACTCGAGGCGGCTCCTGATCTCCGGCACCAGGTCGCGTGCGATCTCGGCTTCGCGGCCGGACAGCGTCAGCCCGTCGAACCACTGGCGCACCTCGGTCACGCTCATGCGCGCCAGCTCGGTGATGCCGATGCCGCTCAGGCCGTCGGCCGGCGAGGCGCCGAAGCTCACGGCGCGCGCCGTTGCGTTCAGGCGCGTGCCCTGGCAGGTCGGGCATGCCACGTCGGCCAGGTCTTCCACCTCGGGCTCGGCGAAGGTCTGCTCGCGGCCCTTGTTGTCGTCGGCCAGCACGGAGTCGTCGAACACCTTGCGCTGGTCCTTGCTGAGCTTCACGCCGGTGCCCACGCAGTCGGGACACCAGCCGTGCTTGCTGTTGTAGCTGAACAGGCGCGGATCGAGCTCGGCGTAGCTGGTGCTGCACACCGGGCAGGCGCGCAAGGTGGAGAACACGTTGACGCGGCCGATGCCCACGGCGGACACGCCCGCCATCATGGCGGCGCGCAGGCCGTCGAGTTCGCTCAGCACATGCACCACGCCCTTGCCATGCTCCAGCGCCTTCGTCAGCGCCTCGCGCAGTTCGGTTTCCTTCGAGGGCAGCACGTCGAGGCTGGCCACCGGCAGTTCGATGCTGTGCTCCTTGAAGCGGTCGATGCGCGGAAAGCCGGTGGTCGGCAGGAAGTCGCCGTCGACGCGCAGGTGCGTGAAGCCGCGCGGCCGCGCCCAGTCGGCCAGCTCGGTGTACACGCCCTTGCGGTTGCTCACCAGCGGCGCGAGCAGGCCGATGTGCTGGCCCTTGAAGTTGCGCATGAGCTGCGCGGCGATGCTGTCGGGCGTCTGCGGCTGCACGGCGGCGCCGTCGTGGATGCAGTGCTGGATGCCGAGCTTCACGTACAGCAGGCGCAGGAAGTGCCATACCTCGGTGGTGGTGCCCACCGTGCTCTTGCGTCCGCCGCGCGACAGGCGCTGCTCGATGGCCACGGTCGGCGGAATGCCGTACACCGCGTCCACCTCGGGCCGGCCCGCCGGCTGCACGATGCTGCGCGCATAGGCGTTGAGCGATTCGAGATAGCGGCGCTGTCCCTCGTTGAACAGGATGTCGAAGGCGAGCGTCGACTTGCCGGAGCCGCTGACGCCTGTCACCACGCTGAACTTGCCGCGCGGAATGTCCACGCTGAGGTTCTTCAGGTTGTGCTCGCGCGCGTTGACGATCTGGACGGCCTCGCTGCCCGGTGCGTCCTTCCTGGCACTGGCGACGTAGCGGCGCGCGGCGCGCTCGGCCACCTTGTAGGCATCGGGCCCGATGGCCAGTTCGTAGTCGGCCAGCGCGGCACCGGTGAGCGAGGCGCGGTCCTCGCGCAGCTGCTCCGGCGTGCCCTCGGCCACCACCTGGCCACCGCCCTCGCCGCCTTCGGGGCCGAGGTCGATGCACCAGTCGCTCGCGCGGATCACGTCGAGGTTGTGCTCGATGACGATCAGCGAATGCCCGGCGTCGAGCAGCTTGCGCAGCGCGCGCATCAGGCGCGCGATGTCGTCGAAGTGCAGGCCGGTGGTCGGCTCGTCGAACAGGAAGAGCGTGCCCTTGCGGGCCACCGACTGCCTGCTGGCGGTGGCGTTCTTGGCCGCCTCGGCCAGGAAGCCGGCGAGCTTGAGGCGCTGCGCCTCGCCGCCGGACAGCGTGGGCACGGGCTGGCCGAGCTTCACGTAGTCGAGGCCCACGTCGGAGATGGGCTGCAGCACGCGCAGCACGTCGCGGTCGGCCTCGAACACGGCGGCCGCCTCGGCCACGGTGAGGTCGAGCACGTCGGCCACGTTGTAGCTCCGGCCCTTGCGCTCCACGCGCACTTCGAGGATCTCGGGGCGGTAGCGCTTGCCGTCGCAGTCGGGGCAGCGCAGGTACACGTCGGACAGGAACTGCATCTCGACGTGCTCGAAGCCCGAGCCGCCGCAGGTCGGGCAGCGCCCGTCGCCGGAGTTGAAGCTGAACTTGCTCGCGGTGTAGCCGCGCTGGCGCGAGAGCGCCGCGGTGGCGAAGATCTCGCGGATCGCGTCCCACGCGCCCACGTAGCTCGCGGGGTTGGACCGCGCGGTCTTGCCGATGGGCGACTGGTCGACGAAGACCACGTCGCCCAGGTGATCGGCGCCCAGCAGGCGGTCGTGCGCGCCCGGCGTTTCGGTCGCCTTGCCGAAGTGGCGCATGAGCGCGGGCGCCAGCACGTCCTGGATCAGCGTCGACTTGCCCGAGCCGCTCACGCCGGTGACGCACACCAGCCGCGCGAGCGGGAATTCGACGGTCACGTTCTGCAGGTTGTGCTCGCGCGCGCCTTCGAGGATGAGCCGGTGCGTGTTCTCGCTCACGAGCCGCTTGAAGCCCATGCCGATCTTCTTGCGGCCACCGAGGTACTGGCCGGTGAGCGTGTCGGCGTCGCGCAATTGATCCGTCGTGCCGTCGAACACGATCTGCCCGCCGCGGATGCCGGGGCCGGGGCCCATGTCGATCACGCGGTCGGCCGCGAGCATCACGGCCGGGTCGTGCTCGACCACCACCAGCGTGTTGCCCGCATCGCGCAGGCGCAGCATGGCCTCGGTGATGCGGTTCATGTCGCGCGGATGCAGGCCGATGCTGGGCTCGTCGAGCACGAAGAGCGTGTTGACCAGCGAGGTGCCCAGCGCGGTCGTGAGGTTGATGCGCTGCACCTCGCCGCCCGAGAGCGTGCGGCTCTGGCGGTCGAGCGTGAGGTAGCCGATGCCGACGTCGTGCAGGTAGCGCAGGCGGGTGGTGATTTCCTCGAACAGGAGCTTGAGGGCCTGGGTTTCGCCTTCGCTCACCGTCTGGCCGTTGCCGTGGTGCTCGACGCGGTCGAACAGCCGGCGCAGCCGCTCGATGGGCAGCAGCATGAGGTCGTGCAGGCACAGGCCGGGCAGCGCCTCGAGCTGCGCGCGCGTCCACTTCACGCCGTGGGGCATGAAGCGCTTCTCGGGCGGCA encodes:
- the uvrA gene encoding excinuclease ABC subunit UvrA — protein: MTQGSIRIRGARQHNLQNLDLDIRTGEMTVVTGPSGSGKSSLVFDTLYAEGQRRYVETFSAYARQFLDRMDKPAVDKVEGVPPAIAIDQTNPVRSSRSTVGTMTELNDHLKLLFARAANLFDRETALPVRHDSPDSIYAQIVERAAAAGDPRLVVTFPVELPASTTADEVTQWLSASGFTRVQAEREVATPTGPRKVLDVVADRFRASSAERARVVEAIEVALKRGSGRVTVHATGAEGPAAGPPQGGPAPSGGSEPHEVGSVGATSAVADVWKFSTGLHCPESDIRYADPIPSMFSFNSAVGACDTCRGFGRVIGVDLGLVIPNDKLTLRAGAIKTIQTPAWKEAQDDLMRHAEAAGIPRDTPWNKLTDEQKHWVIEGTPNYKEGNWNKQWYGVRRFFGYLESKAYKMHIRVLLSKYRSYTPCPTCSGARLKLESLLWRIGSKEDADAVLPPEKRFMPHGVKWTRAQLEALPGLCLHDLMLLPIERLRRLFDRVEHHGNGQTVSEGETQALKLLFEEITTRLRYLHDVGIGYLTLDRQSRTLSGGEVQRINLTTALGTSLVNTLFVLDEPSIGLHPRDMNRITEAMLRLRDAGNTLVVVEHDPAVMLAADRVIDMGPGPGIRGGQIVFDGTTDQLRDADTLTGQYLGGRKKIGMGFKRLVSENTHRLILEGAREHNLQNVTVEFPLARLVCVTGVSGSGKSTLIQDVLAPALMRHFGKATETPGAHDRLLGADHLGDVVFVDQSPIGKTARSNPASYVGAWDAIREIFATAALSRQRGYTASKFSFNSGDGRCPTCGGSGFEHVEMQFLSDVYLRCPDCDGKRYRPEILEVRVERKGRSYNVADVLDLTVAEAAAVFEADRDVLRVLQPISDVGLDYVKLGQPVPTLSGGEAQRLKLAGFLAEAAKNATASRQSVARKGTLFLFDEPTTGLHFDDIARLMRALRKLLDAGHSLIVIEHNLDVIRASDWCIDLGPEGGEGGGQVVAEGTPEQLREDRASLTGAALADYELAIGPDAYKVAERAARRYVASARKDAPGSEAVQIVNAREHNLKNLSVDIPRGKFSVVTGVSGSGKSTLAFDILFNEGQRRYLESLNAYARSIVQPAGRPEVDAVYGIPPTVAIEQRLSRGGRKSTVGTTTEVWHFLRLLYVKLGIQHCIHDGAAVQPQTPDSIAAQLMRNFKGQHIGLLAPLVSNRKGVYTELADWARPRGFTHLRVDGDFLPTTGFPRIDRFKEHSIELPVASLDVLPSKETELREALTKALEHGKGVVHVLSELDGLRAAMMAGVSAVGIGRVNVFSTLRACPVCSTSYAELDPRLFSYNSKHGWCPDCVGTGVKLSKDQRKVFDDSVLADDNKGREQTFAEPEVEDLADVACPTCQGTRLNATARAVSFGASPADGLSGIGITELARMSVTEVRQWFDGLTLSGREAEIARDLVPEIRSRLEFLEEVGLGYLTLDRGAPTLSGGEAQRIRLAAQLGSNLQGVCYVLDEPTIGLHARDNQILLDALHKLGDKGNTLVVVEHDEDTIRRADHIIDIGPSAGKRGGRLVAEGSVADIEAAGDSQTGRYLRDAIRHPLQARRLVPSPDPKAEESGQWLTVHGADLHNLQDVTATLPLHRLVVVTGVSGSGKSTLARDVLLANVQGIVTQRMTKAGRDADAAGKRPAWAGCSKVEGYESVDRVLEVDQTPIGKTPRSCPATYIGFWDTIRKLFADTLEAKARGYGPARFSFNTGEGRCPGCEGAGVRTIEMSFLPDVKVPCEVCHGARFNPETLAVSWRGKSIGDVLKMEVDEAVEFFASMPNIAHPLQLLKDVGLGYLTLGQPSPTLSGGEAQRIKLVTELSKVRDDVTRRGQKAPHTLYVLDEPTVGLHMADVEKLIHVLHRLVNGGHSVVVIEHDLDVIAEADWILDLGPEGGNAGGRIVAAAPPEEVVRLGTHTGVALAPVLAR